A stretch of the Lolium perenne isolate Kyuss_39 chromosome 3, Kyuss_2.0, whole genome shotgun sequence genome encodes the following:
- the LOC127344293 gene encoding uncharacterized acetyltransferase At3g50280-like — MQTETGACPVRVVSRRMIQPPSEEPVLDIHLTPWDLRLISTDYIQKGILLPNPPAGVAGQRLVDALASSFARTLARFYPFAGRLAVEQHDGGKTIAVLLRCTGEGAEFIHAAAPGVTVADITGSLRIPPVVRALFSLNHVLDADAAADAGSPPLPVLSAQVTELADGVFIGMSLNHSVGDGTAFWEFFNTWSEIHRGGEMASTARPAPLVQRFFLDACPVPVRMPFGELRDVVRRFERPTVEEGFFTFSAASIRELKARANNEIMAAATVSSLQAVLAHLWRAVSRARRLPLGQETSYTLVIGCRGRVDGVPAQGYMGNAVAFGKASCTAGEILDKGLGWTAWQLNRVVASFDEASVEEWLDRWTREPDFFYVGNLSSGGDSLTTGSSPRFDVFGNDFGWGKPVAVRSGAGNKIDGKATVFEGPERGGNMSLEVCIAPAALERLLGDEEFMDSVSMPM; from the coding sequence ATGCAGACGGAGACGGGAGCGTGCCCTGTCCGGGTCGTATCCCGGCGCATGATCCAGCCGCCGTCGGAGGAGCCTGTGCTGGACATCCACCTCACGCCCTGGGACCTCCGCCTCATCAGCACAGACTACATCCAGAAGGGCATCCTCCTGCCCAACCCTCCCGCCGGCGTCGCAGGACAGCGCCTCGTCGACGCCCTCGCGTCCTCCTTCGCGCGCACCCTCGCCAGGTTCTACCCCTTCGCCGGCCGCCTCGCCGTGGAGCAGCACGATGGCGGGAAGACCATCGCCGTCCTGTTGCGCTGCACGGGCGAAGGCGCCGAGTTCATCCACGCGGCGGCGCCCGGCGTCACCGTCGCCGACATCACCGGCTCGCTTCGCATCCCTCCGGTGGTCCGTGCCTTATTCTCGCTCAACCACGTGCTCGACGCCGACGCCGCCGCGGACGCGGGGTCACCGCCGCTGCCCGTGCTGTCGGCGCAGGTCACCGAGCTCGCCGACGGCGTCTTCATCGGCATGTCTCTGAACCACTCCGTCGGCGACGGCACCGCCTTCTGGGAGTTCTTCAACACCTGGTCGGAGATCCACCGAGGCGGCGAGATGGCATCGACGGCGCGGCCGGCACCGTTGGTCCAGAGGTTCTTCCTCGACGCCTGCCCCGTGCCGGTCCGCATGCCGTTCGGCGAGCTGCGGGACGTCGTCCGGCGGTTCGAGCGCCCGACTGTGGAGGAAGGCTTCTTCACATTCTCCGCCGCTAGCATACGGGAGCTCAAGGCCAGGGCGAACAACGAGATAATGGCGGCCGCCACGGTCTCCTCACTCCAGGCCGTGCTAGCGCATCTCTGGCGGGCGGTGTCCCGCGCCCGGCGCCTCCCGCTGGGGCAGGAGACTTCTTATACTCTGGTCATCGGATGCCGGGGACGCGTGGACGGCGTACCGGCGCAAGGGTACATGGGCAACGCCGTGGCGTTCGGCAAGGCGAGCTGCACCGCCGGCGAGATCCTGGACAAGGGGCTAGGCTGGACGGCGTGGCAGCTGAACCGCGTGGTGGCATCGTTCGACGAGGCTTCCGTGGAGGAGTGGCTGGATCGCTGGACCCGGGAGCCCGATTTCTTCTACGTGGGTAACCTGTCGTCCGGTGGCGATTCGCTCACCACCGGGAGCTCGCCGCGGTTTGACGTGTTTGGGAACGACTTTGGGTGGGGGAAGCCGGTGGCCGTGAGGAGCGGCGCCGGGAACAAGATAGACGGGAAAGCGACGGTCTTTGAGGGGCCCGAGCGGGGCGGCAACATGTCACTGGAGGTGTGCATTGCCCCAGCCGCGCTCGAGAGGCTTCTCGGCGACGAGGAGTTCATGGACTCCGTGAGCATGCCCATGTGA